Proteins encoded in a region of the Devosia sp. RR2S18 genome:
- a CDS encoding iron-containing alcohol dehydrogenase has translation MALIQYLTRIQFEAGAVSLLSDELRLLGVSRPLVVTDKGIVAAGLLATVLAKSGLQPDTAVFDDTPENPTEAAAHQAVELFRTAGCDSIVAVGGGSAIDLGKAVSLLTTHSGPLERYAAILGGVDRIGANKPPVVAVPTTAGTGSEVGRAALLTLEDGRKLGFISPHMIPSAAICDPELTLGLPPYLTAATGMDAITHCIETFLSPRFNPVADAIALDGLARAMRWLEIATSNGSDATARREMMMAALQGGLTFQKGLGAVHSLSHPLGGLKSVKLHHGTLNAVLLPAVLRYNAVGSEEKYARIRAAMGLSELADISAEMAKFSQRLGLPATLGQMGVTADCFDQIAQHAVQDHSTASNPRPVSAHDFRQILEDSL, from the coding sequence ATGGCCTTGATCCAATACCTCACGCGTATTCAGTTCGAAGCGGGAGCCGTCTCCTTACTTTCGGATGAACTGAGGCTTCTGGGTGTGTCGCGACCCCTGGTGGTCACGGACAAGGGGATTGTTGCTGCGGGTCTGCTCGCAACCGTGCTGGCCAAATCCGGCCTTCAGCCAGATACGGCCGTGTTTGACGATACGCCGGAGAACCCGACTGAAGCCGCCGCCCATCAAGCGGTTGAACTGTTCAGGACGGCCGGCTGCGACAGCATCGTGGCGGTTGGCGGCGGCTCGGCTATTGATCTGGGCAAGGCGGTTTCGCTGCTAACAACGCACTCCGGACCGCTGGAACGCTATGCTGCCATTCTGGGCGGGGTGGACCGGATTGGTGCGAATAAGCCACCAGTCGTTGCGGTGCCGACCACCGCAGGCACCGGCAGCGAGGTCGGACGCGCGGCCCTGCTGACCCTTGAGGACGGACGCAAGCTGGGGTTCATTTCCCCTCACATGATCCCGAGCGCTGCAATCTGTGATCCAGAGCTGACGCTTGGCCTTCCACCGTATCTGACGGCGGCCACCGGCATGGATGCCATCACCCATTGTATCGAGACCTTCCTCAGCCCGCGGTTCAACCCGGTGGCCGATGCCATTGCACTCGATGGTCTCGCCCGGGCCATGAGGTGGCTTGAGATCGCCACAAGCAACGGCTCTGATGCTACGGCGCGGCGTGAGATGATGATGGCTGCCCTGCAAGGCGGCCTTACCTTCCAGAAGGGACTTGGTGCCGTACACTCGCTGTCTCATCCGCTCGGGGGACTGAAGTCGGTCAAGCTTCACCATGGGACACTCAACGCCGTGCTGCTGCCAGCGGTGCTGCGCTACAATGCGGTGGGCAGCGAAGAGAAGTATGCGCGCATCCGTGCAGCAATGGGTCTGTCAGAGCTTGCGGACATATCCGCGGAGATGGCCAAGTTCTCGCAACGGCTAGGCCTACCGGCGACGCTCGGTCAGATGGGGGTAACCGCCGACTGCTTCGACCAGATCGCCCAACATGCTGTCCAAGACCACTCGACCGCTTCCAATCCGCGGCCCGTCAGCGCACATGACTTCCGCCAAATTCTTGAGGACAGTCTGTAG